In Alistipes ihumii AP11, a genomic segment contains:
- the rsfS gene encoding ribosome silencing factor → MNELIDTIVSAIQDKKGKRILSLDLSGFDGAICSAFVVCSADSTTQVEAIAGGVEQKVLEKLGEKVWRVEGLGNSVWVVMDYGDVMVHVFQTETRDFYKLEQLWADAPVREYAEEQ, encoded by the coding sequence ATGAATGAATTGATCGACACGATTGTCAGTGCGATACAGGATAAGAAAGGCAAACGCATCCTGTCGCTCGACCTGAGCGGGTTCGACGGGGCGATATGCTCCGCCTTCGTCGTTTGCAGCGCCGATTCGACGACTCAGGTAGAGGCCATCGCCGGCGGAGTCGAGCAGAAAGTCCTCGAAAAGCTGGGCGAGAAGGTCTGGCGCGTCGAGGGGCTCGGCAACAGCGTCTGGGTGGTGATGGACTACGGCGACGTGATGGTGCATGTCTTCCAGACCGAGACGCGCGACTTCTACAAGCTCGAGCAGCTTTGGGCCGACGCTCCCGTCCGCGAATACGCGGAGGAGCAGTAG
- a CDS encoding phosphatidate cytidylyltransferase yields MSSLLNKNFLVRTLSGAGLLVIVLGAVLWSPFSMLVLMAVLMAGSLTEFFRIARLKGARPLVAYPVVIGLSALTLAFAVQTGRCPAPAFALLLPMIFALFVAELYRRHENPLGNVCWELGGLVYIALPFALLATIPLRGACSAGSSYVPGDMLAIIFIVWANDVGAYLAGSLFGRHRLFERISPKKSWEGFAGGVLCAVAVGWLYGLYAGPGDTAHGLLWSGAGLVVAVVGVLGDLVESMLKRSAGLKDSGNSIPGHGGFLDRFDALILAVPFVYAYFAIFAYICVLSGGPVGAVAG; encoded by the coding sequence GTGAGTTCGCTGCTGAATAAGAATTTTCTGGTCCGCACGCTCAGCGGGGCGGGCCTGCTCGTCATCGTGCTCGGAGCCGTGCTGTGGTCTCCGTTCTCTATGCTCGTTCTGATGGCCGTTCTGATGGCCGGGTCGCTCACGGAGTTCTTCCGCATCGCCCGGCTCAAGGGGGCCCGGCCGCTCGTAGCGTATCCCGTCGTAATCGGGCTGAGCGCTTTGACGCTGGCCTTCGCCGTGCAGACCGGGCGGTGTCCTGCGCCGGCTTTCGCGCTGCTGCTGCCGATGATCTTCGCGCTGTTCGTCGCGGAGTTGTACCGCCGGCATGAGAATCCGCTCGGCAATGTCTGCTGGGAGCTGGGAGGGTTGGTCTATATCGCTTTGCCTTTCGCGCTGCTTGCGACGATTCCGTTGCGTGGAGCTTGTTCCGCCGGTTCGTCCTATGTTCCGGGAGATATGCTTGCGATCATATTCATCGTCTGGGCCAACGATGTGGGGGCCTATCTGGCGGGTTCGCTGTTCGGCCGGCACAGGCTGTTCGAGCGGATTTCCCCTAAAAAGTCTTGGGAAGGCTTCGCCGGGGGCGTTCTGTGCGCTGTGGCCGTCGGGTGGCTGTACGGCCTGTACGCCGGGCCGGGCGATACGGCTCACGGGTTGCTGTGGAGCGGGGCGGGTCTCGTGGTGGCTGTCGTCGGCGTACTGGGCGATTTGGTCGAGTCGATGCTCAAGCGCTCGGCCGGCCTGAAGGATTCGGGAAACAGCATCCCCGGTCACGGCGGATTTCTCGACCGTTTCGACGCGCTGATTCTGGCCGTACCTTTCGTTTATGCGTATTTCGCTATATTTGCCTATATTTGTGTGCTGAGCGGCGGCCCGGTCGGAGCCGTTGCCGGCTGA
- a CDS encoding hydrogen peroxide-inducible genes activator, with the protein MTIVQLEYLLAVANCGSFSLASEKCFVTQPSLSMQIKNLEEELGVVLLDRSRKPVIATDAGEVVIRQAREAIKSFKMVRESVADLRGEISGVLRLGVIPTIAPYLLHRFVPGFARDYPNVELQIRELMTADIIRALGRDMLDAAILAGGTSPDGIQEEELFNDRFYAYVSTGHPLFERSNIRIEDIDVRRLLLLSEGNCLRDQVLELCQAQKGVQRQYSFESGSLETLIRIVDNSSNMMTIVPEMVADFIDESHKPQLKTLAKGATSRKITIAVRRTYVKRSLVAALKESILAACRPDRHV; encoded by the coding sequence ATGACGATCGTACAATTGGAATATTTGCTGGCGGTAGCCAATTGCGGCAGTTTCTCGCTTGCCTCCGAAAAATGTTTCGTTACCCAGCCCTCGCTGAGCATGCAGATCAAGAATCTGGAGGAGGAGCTCGGCGTGGTGCTGCTCGACCGTAGCCGCAAACCCGTCATCGCTACCGATGCGGGCGAGGTCGTGATCCGGCAGGCCCGCGAGGCGATCAAGTCGTTCAAAATGGTGCGCGAGTCGGTGGCCGATCTGCGGGGGGAGATATCGGGCGTGCTTCGTCTGGGCGTGATTCCGACGATCGCGCCTTACCTGTTGCACCGTTTCGTGCCCGGTTTCGCCCGCGACTACCCGAACGTCGAGTTGCAGATTCGCGAGCTGATGACGGCCGACATCATCCGCGCGCTCGGCCGCGACATGCTCGACGCGGCGATTCTGGCGGGCGGGACCTCGCCCGACGGCATTCAGGAGGAGGAGCTCTTCAACGACCGCTTTTATGCTTACGTGTCGACCGGCCATCCGCTTTTCGAGCGGAGCAACATCCGCATCGAGGATATCGACGTGCGGCGCCTGCTGCTGCTTTCCGAGGGGAACTGTCTGAGGGATCAGGTGCTGGAGCTGTGTCAGGCTCAGAAAGGCGTGCAACGGCAATATTCGTTCGAGAGCGGCTCGCTCGAGACGCTGATACGGATCGTGGACAACTCTTCCAACATGATGACGATCGTCCCCGAAATGGTCGCCGACTTCATCGACGAAAGCCACAAGCCCCAGCTCAAGACGCTGGCCAAAGGCGCTACGTCGCGCAAGATCACGATTGCCGTACGGCGCACCTATGTAAAGCGTTCGCTGGTGGCTGCGCTCAAAGAATCGATTCTGGCCGCATGCCGTCCCGACCGTCATGTTTAG
- the ftsH gene encoding ATP-dependent zinc metalloprotease FtsH: MKLNTGNEMPPQLGGKRPKFNIYWVWAAVAVVILSWGLLGSGEVTHPTDWDSVKTMIEQGDVQKIVVVNKETAEVYLKPDKVAEYAGQKDYKGLSAQGPQFAFNIGSLDYFQHNLENTLSERDLSVPLTFETRRNMWSDAFTLIFPILIFFAIWWFLWRGMSRGGGGGSGSGIFNVGKAKAQMFDKDSNVTITFKDVAGLEEAKVEIMEIVDFLKNPGKYRDLGGKIPKGALLVGPPGTGKTLLAKAVAGEANVPFFSISGSDFVEMFVGVGASRVRDLFRQAKEKAPCIVFIDEIDAIGRARSKNAGFSSNDERENTLNQLLTEMDGFGTNAGVIVLAATNRADILDKALLRAGRFDRQINVELPDLKERREIFDVHLKNLKLDPHLDRDFLAKQTPGFSGADIANVCNEAALIAARGNKSQVEKDDFLNAIDRIIGGLERKNKIITPQEKKTIAYHEAGHATVSWVLEHANPLIKVTIIPRGKALGAAWYLPEERQITTKEQMLDEMASILGGRASELMNFGMVSTGALNDLERVTKQAYAMVAYYGMSEQLGNRSFYDSTGQADMALTKPYSEMTAQQIDDEVKKLIDGAFARALETLEKHRDGLTQLAELLLEREVIFAEDLEKIFGKRRGEIREETEVKVEEPLDGEFAAE, encoded by the coding sequence ATGAAGCTAAATACCGGTAACGAAATGCCTCCCCAGTTGGGGGGCAAGCGTCCTAAGTTCAATATTTACTGGGTGTGGGCGGCCGTGGCCGTCGTCATTCTGTCATGGGGGCTGCTCGGCAGCGGCGAAGTGACGCATCCCACCGATTGGGACAGCGTCAAGACGATGATCGAGCAGGGCGACGTGCAGAAGATCGTCGTCGTCAACAAGGAGACCGCCGAGGTTTACCTGAAGCCCGACAAGGTAGCCGAGTACGCGGGGCAGAAGGACTACAAGGGCCTTTCGGCCCAAGGGCCCCAGTTCGCGTTCAATATCGGCTCGCTGGACTATTTCCAGCACAACCTCGAGAATACGCTGAGCGAGCGCGATCTTTCCGTTCCGCTGACGTTCGAGACGCGGCGCAATATGTGGAGCGACGCGTTCACGCTGATTTTCCCGATCCTGATCTTTTTCGCGATCTGGTGGTTCCTGTGGCGCGGCATGTCGCGCGGCGGGGGCGGCGGTTCGGGCAGCGGCATATTCAACGTGGGCAAAGCCAAGGCCCAGATGTTCGACAAGGACTCGAACGTGACGATCACGTTCAAGGACGTGGCCGGACTGGAGGAGGCCAAGGTCGAGATCATGGAGATCGTCGATTTTCTGAAGAATCCCGGCAAGTACCGCGATCTGGGAGGCAAGATTCCTAAGGGCGCGCTGCTGGTGGGCCCTCCGGGAACCGGCAAGACGTTGCTCGCCAAAGCGGTAGCCGGCGAAGCGAATGTGCCTTTCTTCTCGATCAGCGGATCGGACTTCGTCGAAATGTTCGTCGGAGTCGGGGCTTCGCGCGTGCGCGACCTGTTCCGTCAGGCCAAGGAAAAGGCGCCCTGCATCGTTTTCATCGACGAGATCGACGCGATCGGCCGGGCGAGGAGCAAGAACGCCGGATTCTCGTCGAACGACGAGCGCGAGAACACGCTGAACCAGTTGCTGACCGAGATGGACGGCTTCGGCACGAATGCCGGCGTGATCGTGCTGGCCGCGACGAACCGGGCCGACATACTCGACAAGGCGCTGCTGCGCGCCGGGCGCTTCGATCGTCAGATCAACGTCGAGCTGCCCGATCTGAAGGAGCGGCGCGAGATATTCGACGTGCACCTGAAGAATCTGAAGCTCGATCCGCATCTCGACCGCGACTTTTTGGCCAAGCAGACGCCGGGTTTCTCGGGAGCCGATATCGCCAATGTCTGCAACGAGGCAGCCTTGATCGCCGCGCGGGGTAACAAGAGTCAGGTCGAGAAGGACGACTTCCTCAATGCGATCGACCGTATTATCGGTGGTTTGGAGCGTAAGAACAAGATTATTACGCCTCAGGAGAAGAAGACGATTGCCTACCACGAGGCGGGACATGCGACCGTGAGCTGGGTGCTCGAACATGCGAATCCGCTGATCAAGGTAACGATTATTCCGCGAGGGAAGGCGCTCGGCGCGGCATGGTATCTGCCCGAGGAACGCCAGATCACGACCAAGGAACAGATGCTCGACGAGATGGCCTCCATTCTGGGCGGCCGTGCATCGGAGCTGATGAATTTCGGCATGGTGTCGACCGGTGCGCTGAACGATCTGGAGCGTGTGACCAAGCAGGCCTATGCGATGGTGGCCTATTACGGCATGAGCGAGCAGCTGGGCAACCGCAGCTTCTACGATTCGACCGGTCAGGCCGACATGGCGCTGACCAAGCCGTACAGCGAGATGACCGCGCAACAGATCGACGACGAAGTGAAAAAGCTGATCGACGGAGCTTTCGCGCGGGCCCTCGAAACGCTTGAGAAGCACCGCGACGGCCTGACTCAGCTTGCCGAGCTGCTGCTCGAGCGCGAAGTGATTTTCGCCGAGGATCTCGAGAAGATTTTCGGCAAGCGTCGCGGGGAAATTCGTGAAGAAACCGAAGTCAAAGTCGAAGAACCTTTGGACGGTGAGTTCGCTGCTGAATAA
- a CDS encoding TIGR01212 family radical SAM protein (This family includes YhcC from E. coli K-12, an uncharacterized radical SAM protein.) codes for MAYPWGDDRRYNSYSGYFRRLFGFRVQKLSVHAGFTCPNRDGTLSSGGCTFCDNAAFSPSYCTPDKSVRRQLEEGIEFHRRRYRSAERYLAYFQSFSNTYAPLERLKEVFSQAFELPEVAGIVVGTRPDCIDGPKLDYFARLAETRYVAIEYGIESCYDATLRSVNRGHDFACARRAVEMTSERGIRTGAHFILGLPGETPAMMEASVDAINSLALDTVKFHQLQLFRGTTMAAQYAADPGRFRFFSRDEYVDFFIGLLERLRPDLVVERFASEAPPRFQAGPTWGLVRNEQLWSLLERRLEQRGTWQGRLYV; via the coding sequence ATGGCTTATCCTTGGGGCGACGACAGGCGCTATAACAGCTATTCCGGCTATTTCCGCCGTTTGTTCGGCTTTCGCGTGCAGAAGTTGTCCGTACATGCCGGGTTCACTTGTCCCAATCGCGACGGCACGCTCTCCTCGGGCGGTTGCACGTTCTGCGACAACGCGGCTTTCTCTCCTTCCTACTGCACTCCGGACAAGAGCGTCCGCCGACAGCTCGAGGAAGGGATCGAGTTCCATCGCCGTCGCTATCGTTCTGCCGAAAGGTATTTGGCCTATTTCCAGTCTTTTTCGAATACGTATGCTCCGCTGGAGAGGCTGAAAGAGGTTTTCTCGCAGGCTTTCGAACTGCCCGAGGTGGCGGGGATCGTCGTCGGAACGCGTCCCGACTGCATCGACGGGCCGAAGCTCGACTATTTCGCCCGGTTGGCCGAAACCCGTTACGTGGCGATCGAGTACGGAATCGAGTCGTGCTACGATGCGACGCTCCGCTCGGTCAATCGCGGACACGATTTCGCCTGCGCCCGCCGGGCCGTCGAGATGACTTCCGAACGCGGAATCCGTACGGGCGCCCATTTCATTCTGGGTCTGCCCGGCGAGACGCCCGCCATGATGGAGGCGTCGGTCGATGCGATCAACTCGCTGGCGCTCGATACGGTCAAGTTTCATCAGTTGCAGCTGTTTCGCGGCACGACGATGGCGGCCCAGTATGCGGCCGACCCGGGGCGTTTCCGCTTTTTCTCGAGGGACGAGTACGTCGATTTCTTTATCGGCCTGCTCGAGCGCTTGCGACCGGATCTGGTCGTCGAGCGGTTCGCCAGCGAGGCGCCGCCGCGCTTTCAAGCCGGTCCTACGTGGGGGCTCGTGCGCAACGAGCAACTCTGGTCGTTGCTCGAACGGAGGCTCGAGCAGCGCGGCACATGGCAGGGACGTTTGTACGTATAG
- a CDS encoding tetratricopeptide repeat protein produces the protein MPNEMVETPRFIPTAENTYVISYPSHGSDYPYDFAAILAQSRRCEREGDVERACNLRYDGIKKLIDLIPDEDEIWLDWEDRGNQAVLELLKGSAIDHFLVGDFEMAAGLFEMELDMDPEDHLEATKPLAYCYVALGEYESFDEIVDDISDKYPEKEILKLWSEFRRTGRLPSGEMIHFRKSFPVFYAEFTSDKHEITPDYLADIESERPSREAQARELWLQTEHLWTQFPGFVEALKKQ, from the coding sequence ATGCCGAACGAAATGGTCGAAACACCCCGATTCATCCCGACCGCCGAGAACACTTATGTGATCTCCTATCCGTCTCACGGTTCCGATTACCCGTACGATTTCGCGGCCATTCTGGCGCAGTCCCGTCGCTGCGAGCGCGAGGGCGATGTCGAGCGGGCGTGCAATCTGCGGTACGACGGGATTAAGAAGCTGATCGATCTGATTCCGGACGAGGACGAAATCTGGCTCGATTGGGAGGATCGGGGCAATCAGGCCGTACTGGAGTTGCTCAAAGGTTCCGCGATAGACCATTTTCTCGTCGGCGATTTCGAGATGGCGGCCGGTCTGTTCGAAATGGAACTCGACATGGATCCGGAGGATCATCTCGAAGCGACCAAACCGTTGGCTTATTGTTATGTGGCTTTGGGCGAATACGAGTCGTTCGACGAGATCGTCGACGATATCAGCGACAAGTATCCCGAGAAGGAGATTCTGAAGCTGTGGAGCGAGTTTCGCCGGACGGGCCGCCTGCCGTCGGGCGAGATGATCCATTTCAGGAAGAGCTTCCCTGTCTTTTATGCCGAGTTCACGTCGGACAAGCACGAAATCACGCCCGACTATTTGGCCGACATCGAGAGCGAGAGACCCTCGCGCGAAGCGCAGGCCCGTGAGCTGTGGCTGCAGACCGAGCACCTTTGGACGCAGTTCCCGGGATTTGTCGAGGCGTTGAAAAAGCAATGA
- a CDS encoding S1/P1 nuclease: MGWPAVACGWGRIGHDAVAYIAECNLSPKAQRIAEKYLGHSIVYFSSWMDDYRRSPGYEHTTYWHMAPVDERMYYTDEVRSSRGDAVCELENAIGLLKNYRQLDDSTVAANLRYVIHLVGDMHCPAHVDYPGVELWYDVSFNGKKRSYHSVWDSGIIEASRKWHYVEWQQQLDRCTRRQKREIMAGTPRDWFHQTAVECRDIYALAPPGCELGRDFINAASPRVERQILRAGYRLAKVLNDLFK, from the coding sequence ATGGGCTGGCCGGCCGTCGCATGCGGCTGGGGAAGGATAGGCCACGATGCGGTGGCCTACATCGCGGAGTGCAATCTGAGTCCGAAAGCTCAGAGAATAGCGGAAAAGTATCTCGGACATTCGATCGTATACTTTTCCTCATGGATGGACGATTATCGCCGCTCGCCCGGCTACGAGCATACGACTTATTGGCATATGGCGCCGGTCGACGAGCGTATGTACTATACGGACGAGGTGCGCAGCTCCCGGGGCGATGCCGTTTGCGAACTGGAGAACGCCATCGGGCTGTTGAAGAATTACAGACAGCTCGACGATTCGACGGTTGCGGCCAATCTTCGTTACGTGATTCATCTGGTCGGAGACATGCATTGTCCCGCCCATGTCGATTACCCCGGCGTCGAGCTGTGGTACGACGTTTCGTTCAACGGGAAAAAGCGCAGCTACCATAGCGTATGGGATTCGGGAATCATCGAGGCGAGCAGGAAATGGCATTATGTCGAGTGGCAGCAGCAGTTGGACCGTTGTACGAGACGGCAGAAACGCGAGATCATGGCCGGCACGCCGCGCGACTGGTTCCACCAGACGGCGGTCGAGTGCCGCGACATTTATGCGTTGGCTCCTCCGGGGTGCGAGCTCGGGCGCGATTTTATCAATGCCGCTTCTCCCCGTGTCGAACGTCAGATTCTCAGGGCCGGATATCGTTTGGCCAAAGTGCTGAACGACCTTTTCAAATAG